One Elusimicrobiota bacterium genomic region harbors:
- a CDS encoding UvrD-helicase domain-containing protein: MNLLDDLNSKQAEAVKCTEGPLLILAGAGSGKTRVITYRIAYLIQNGVNPWNILAMTFTNKASKQMQERITKLAGASSSNIWISTYHSFCARLLRMEAANIGLNKDFTIYDDDDSKKLIESCLKELNFDVEKFKPSLICEMISSAKDKLLDSESYIIHAMTTPEAIRKITADVYELYQKKLKEANAVDFGDLLRYSVDLFKNDKVVLEKYQERFRYIMIDEYQDTNYAQYVLTKLLAAKYKNICVVGDDDQAIYSWRGADIRNIMEFESDYPKTNIVFLEQNYRSTKNILGLAGKLIQKNHHRKPKELWTDKPQGEEVCYTEFPNEFEEANSVASKIKTLVENEGHSLSDFAVFYRTNAQSRIFEETFTRFGIPFIVVGSQRFYTRAEVKDILAYLKLINNPADSISFKRIINIPARGIGKTTFLTIEKNAIEKELTLYESAKDMYNSGLLKKAEKFIKLIDSMIAEKDNMDASEIAKIIIEETGYVQILEEQNDFESRSRIENIKELVSAIVDFEQGAEDKRLTTFLENIALVSDVDVWNENSDYVTLITLHLAKGLEFPCVFVTGLEEGLFPVNNSMYSMETLEEERRLCYVGMTRAKERLYLSGAAQRRIYGQMRWCIPSRFVKEVGLRTETTELSFRNNSLIETEIDINETATPKSALRFYKGLRIRHSEFGVGKVIEVVGSGDDLKVIVQFDAGFWKKLLVKYANLERIE; encoded by the coding sequence ATGAATCTTTTAGATGATTTGAACTCAAAACAGGCAGAGGCAGTAAAATGTACCGAAGGTCCGCTTTTAATACTTGCCGGTGCCGGTAGCGGTAAAACCCGCGTAATAACATACCGTATTGCTTACCTTATCCAGAATGGTGTAAATCCATGGAATATTTTGGCTATGACATTTACCAACAAAGCGTCTAAACAGATGCAGGAACGCATTACTAAACTTGCGGGGGCTTCATCTTCGAATATCTGGATTTCAACATACCACTCTTTCTGTGCCCGATTGTTGCGAATGGAAGCGGCAAATATAGGGTTAAATAAGGATTTTACTATTTACGACGATGACGATTCTAAAAAACTCATTGAGAGTTGTCTTAAAGAATTAAATTTTGATGTAGAAAAATTTAAACCTTCACTTATCTGTGAAATGATTTCATCGGCGAAAGACAAGCTTTTAGATTCAGAATCGTATATTATTCACGCCATGACAACGCCTGAAGCGATTAGGAAAATTACCGCTGACGTTTATGAATTGTACCAGAAGAAATTAAAAGAAGCGAATGCGGTTGATTTTGGCGACCTTTTGAGGTATAGCGTAGACCTTTTCAAAAATGATAAAGTAGTTTTAGAAAAATATCAGGAAAGGTTCAGGTATATAATGATTGACGAATATCAGGATACTAATTATGCACAATATGTTTTAACAAAACTGCTTGCGGCAAAATATAAAAATATCTGTGTTGTCGGTGATGACGACCAGGCAATCTATTCGTGGCGCGGTGCAGATATAAGAAATATTATGGAATTTGAAAGTGATTATCCTAAAACAAACATTGTTTTTTTAGAACAAAATTATCGTTCCACAAAAAATATACTTGGATTGGCGGGAAAACTTATTCAAAAAAATCACCATAGAAAACCGAAGGAACTCTGGACAGACAAACCGCAAGGTGAAGAAGTGTGTTACACGGAGTTTCCTAATGAATTTGAGGAAGCAAATAGTGTTGCCAGCAAGATTAAAACGCTTGTAGAAAACGAGGGTCATTCACTTTCAGATTTTGCCGTATTCTACAGGACAAATGCACAATCAAGAATTTTTGAAGAGACATTTACGCGTTTTGGGATTCCGTTTATTGTAGTAGGAAGTCAGCGATTTTATACCCGTGCCGAAGTTAAAGATATACTTGCATACCTGAAATTAATCAATAATCCTGCTGATAGTATAAGTTTTAAAAGGATAATTAATATACCGGCAAGAGGGATAGGCAAAACAACATTTTTAACAATTGAAAAGAACGCTATTGAAAAAGAACTTACGCTTTATGAATCAGCAAAAGATATGTATAACAGCGGGTTGCTTAAGAAAGCAGAGAAATTTATCAAACTTATTGATTCAATGATAGCGGAAAAAGACAATATGGATGCTTCTGAAATTGCAAAGATTATTATTGAAGAAACGGGGTATGTCCAAATTCTGGAAGAACAGAACGATTTTGAGTCCCGTTCGCGGATTGAAAATATAAAAGAACTTGTATCAGCTATTGTTGATTTTGAACAGGGAGCTGAGGATAAAAGGTTAACAACATTTTTAGAAAACATTGCACTTGTTTCTGATGTGGATGTTTGGAATGAAAACAGTGATTATGTTACTCTCATTACCCTGCACCTTGCAAAGGGTTTAGAATTCCCCTGTGTTTTTGTAACCGGATTGGAAGAGGGGCTTTTCCCTGTAAACAATTCTATGTATTCAATGGAAACACTTGAAGAAGAACGAAGGCTTTGTTATGTCGGTATGACCCGCGCCAAAGAGCGTCTTTATCTTTCCGGTGCAGCTCAAAGAAGAATATACGGGCAAATGCGGTGGTGTATTCCTTCAAGGTTTGTAAAAGAAGTTGGTTTAAGAACCGAGACGACAGAACTTTCATTCAGAAATAATTCT
- a CDS encoding lysylphosphatidylglycerol synthase transmembrane domain-containing protein, with amino-acid sequence MKKRILFGILISVFFLYFVLRNIDLKNILEIISNGKYWWVLPTLLTTTLGFLFRSIRWKYLFLPIKDIKPEQLFSSLIMGFAANNIFPMRFGEFVRAYIVGKKHNVSKSASFATIVFERIMDGVGILILVSISLIFLPKFPPWTKRAMFFSILFFVGTLVVAGILIIKKHFIDLLMKIPCIKCELKEKIINKIKRFITGFEIIKDIKVFFTVILFSLCVWTCETLTMFFFMKVVGVHLSIFVVIFIVFATVIGVTIPAAPGSIGTFEFFFVASMMFFGVSKGKALASALIIHSIGIIYVILLGGYFFLKEGISYKEIATAD; translated from the coding sequence ATGAAAAAAAGAATTTTGTTTGGAATATTAATAAGCGTATTTTTTTTATATTTTGTTTTAAGGAATATTGATCTTAAAAATATACTGGAGATTATTTCTAACGGAAAATATTGGTGGGTTTTACCTACCCTTCTGACCACTACGTTAGGTTTCCTGTTCCGTTCAATCAGGTGGAAATATCTTTTTTTACCGATAAAAGACATTAAACCTGAACAGTTATTTTCAAGTTTGATAATGGGTTTTGCAGCAAACAATATTTTCCCGATGAGATTCGGGGAATTTGTCAGAGCGTATATTGTCGGTAAAAAACATAATGTATCCAAGAGTGCCTCTTTTGCAACAATTGTTTTCGAAAGGATTATGGATGGTGTTGGAATATTGATTCTGGTCAGTATTTCGTTAATATTTCTGCCAAAATTTCCGCCATGGACAAAAAGAGCAATGTTTTTTTCGATACTTTTTTTTGTCGGTACTCTTGTCGTTGCAGGAATACTTATTATAAAAAAACATTTTATAGATTTACTAATGAAAATACCGTGCATAAAATGTGAATTAAAAGAAAAAATTATTAACAAGATAAAAAGGTTTATAACAGGTTTTGAAATTATTAAAGATATAAAGGTTTTTTTTACAGTAATATTATTCTCTTTATGTGTATGGACGTGCGAAACACTAACTATGTTCTTTTTTATGAAAGTCGTTGGTGTGCATTTATCAATTTTTGTTGTAATTTTTATTGTGTTTGCAACAGTAATTGGCGTTACAATTCCTGCCGCTCCGGGTTCTATCGGGACGTTTGAATTTTTCTTTGTTGCAAGTATGATGTTTTTTGGCGTCAGCAAGGGGAAAGCATTAGCAAGTGCTTTAATTATCCATAGCATAGGTATAATTTATGTAATACTACTTGGTGGTTATTTCTTTCTTAAGGAAGGCATATCTTATAAGGAGATTGCTACTGCTGATTAA
- a CDS encoding Panacea domain-containing protein, producing MKKKIGVWVVRRQVRNSWIKNSSKKYLDNKTFVLYNITMIETKKIIQAVSYLLNKKAKALDKLKIVKLLYLADKYHLLKYGKTVTEDDYYAMQNGPVGSTVLNVLSYDKLNLSETEYNYAKSLFDETSKNSFISKEQKVKYLMLSETDKDALDFVINNYGKMNTWDLVKFTHKYPEWKCYEELLRGGKSRREKINIEDLVSVIPEDGYNFSKEHIKETKEIIRTRKC from the coding sequence TTGAAAAAGAAAATTGGGGTTTGGGTGGTGCGCCGACAGGTGAGGAATTCCTGGATAAAAAATAGTTCGAAAAAGTACCTTGACAATAAAACATTTGTTCTGTATAATATAACTATGATAGAAACTAAAAAAATTATTCAAGCAGTTTCCTATCTTTTAAACAAAAAAGCAAAAGCCCTCGATAAATTAAAAATAGTAAAGCTATTATATCTTGCCGATAAATACCATTTGCTAAAATATGGAAAAACAGTAACTGAAGATGATTACTACGCAATGCAAAATGGTCCTGTCGGTTCAACGGTATTAAATGTTTTAAGTTACGATAAACTAAATCTTTCTGAGACCGAATATAACTATGCGAAAAGTTTGTTTGATGAAACATCAAAAAATAGTTTTATTAGCAAAGAACAAAAGGTGAAATATCTAATGTTGTCTGAAACAGATAAAGACGCACTAGATTTTGTAATAAATAATTATGGAAAAATGAATACATGGGATTTGGTTAAGTTTACTCATAAATATCCGGAATGGAAATGCTATGAAGAATTGCTTAGGGGTGGTAAAAGTAGAAGAGAAAAAATAAACATAGAGGATTTAGTTTCGGTAATTCCTGAAGATGGTTATAATTTTTCAAAAGAACATATTAAAGAAACAAAAGAGATAATAAGAACAAGAAAATGTTAA
- a CDS encoding DUF2961 domain-containing protein has protein sequence MTKKNQTVGWDFSRFLERTSYFDRLYEDPGHKFGMASSYDRTLANADSVGFIRKEGDKYLMADVQGPGAVVRLWSANPTGKIWVYLDGEEQPVIHTDFRNLFLGKFPPFVEPFVRTPNKNDIRCYHWAYIPIPFAKSCRIYRDTLTFFQAGYVKFSPEIEVEPLVLPLATRHQENLERLSREFSAFGKMPAIVRGEKHAIKISIPPGKTGLIANLDGPAIIRGIRLNWPNMDRQSGRMALFKATWDGEPVPSINIPLADMFGSGFKSLVLGTESGGMGYCYFPMPFRTSAVLNIENEGKETMEINGELIVDKNADLPTSLRTFHASWRRDIETQPVPVRAFERVINPVCDPYYNHLVADIRGRGHYVATMNHRYGRSEGDEFVFVDGESAPGSSPGTGNEDYFDMAWGPRTMDGALAAGIKVMNIHECFRVHLTDAISFERSLRFSFEVFCANTTRYDYDSTAFWYQTEPHAPLPSLLPATARRFRTLDLPPEPEYVCVPDSGSPGWWWETPILPTEGEDLEVISFSGAKPVSVSMIDEGPDWANGAQLLQKAGKEGASFSVRLPSVESDGWHTLRIRWTTGPEYGSVRLKSKLQHKFDEINCHASHRGAIVRDMGAIFRRRNDDGYLSIEAFSSNSKQKSAWVGIDWLSLAPVPHPIVEVEVSGPLKTKSANLSGVGALKWRACPVLPAEPTKPITNKRPVPSSGAIAPADPNATIEQEYILRCSVNVESEGFYRLDWQGYALPPVILMVNNKEFEIDPRRFVVPWDAWDEELPRRFYIPLVAGKNELVWKGSYGAGKWQVPVLMGVKAPVVSSGEVSVNFVPDDH, from the coding sequence ATGACAAAAAAAAATCAAACAGTCGGGTGGGATTTTTCCCGGTTTTTAGAGCGTACTAGTTATTTTGACAGATTATACGAAGATCCGGGACATAAATTCGGCATGGCATCGAGTTATGACCGCACTCTGGCAAACGCCGATTCGGTAGGATTCATCCGAAAAGAGGGTGACAAGTATCTTATGGCAGATGTACAAGGTCCCGGTGCCGTGGTGCGTCTGTGGTCTGCGAATCCCACCGGCAAGATATGGGTTTACTTGGATGGTGAAGAACAACCGGTAATACATACTGATTTCCGGAATCTTTTTCTTGGTAAATTTCCGCCTTTTGTCGAGCCGTTTGTGCGGACACCTAATAAAAACGACATACGTTGCTATCACTGGGCATATATTCCGATTCCATTTGCTAAATCATGCCGCATTTATCGTGATACCCTGACTTTTTTTCAAGCGGGTTATGTAAAGTTTTCTCCAGAAATTGAAGTGGAACCTTTGGTACTGCCTTTGGCAACTCGCCATCAGGAGAATCTTGAACGATTGTCGCGCGAATTCTCTGCTTTTGGGAAAATGCCTGCTATAGTGCGCGGGGAAAAACATGCAATTAAAATTTCCATACCACCGGGTAAGACCGGATTGATTGCAAATCTGGACGGTCCCGCAATCATTCGCGGAATTCGTCTTAATTGGCCGAATATGGACCGTCAGTCCGGACGCATGGCGCTTTTCAAAGCAACATGGGACGGAGAACCGGTGCCCAGTATAAATATTCCTCTCGCTGATATGTTCGGCAGCGGTTTTAAAAGTCTGGTCCTGGGTACTGAATCAGGCGGTATGGGATATTGCTACTTTCCTATGCCTTTTCGGACTTCGGCGGTATTGAACATTGAGAATGAAGGCAAAGAGACCATGGAAATTAACGGTGAACTTATTGTAGATAAAAATGCAGATCTTCCAACATCGCTTAGAACATTCCATGCAAGTTGGAGGCGTGATATAGAAACACAGCCGGTACCCGTCCGGGCTTTTGAACGTGTAATAAACCCTGTATGTGATCCATACTACAATCATCTCGTAGCTGATATCAGGGGTCGCGGTCATTATGTCGCTACAATGAATCATCGTTACGGTAGGTCAGAAGGCGATGAATTCGTTTTTGTTGACGGTGAATCTGCTCCGGGTTCAAGCCCGGGCACAGGCAATGAAGATTATTTCGATATGGCGTGGGGACCGAGGACCATGGATGGTGCTCTTGCCGCAGGAATAAAGGTTATGAATATACATGAGTGCTTTCGTGTTCATCTGACTGATGCCATAAGCTTTGAACGGTCTCTGCGGTTCAGTTTTGAGGTATTCTGTGCCAACACTACCCGGTATGATTATGATTCAACAGCTTTTTGGTACCAGACAGAACCCCATGCACCACTACCGTCTTTATTGCCTGCGACAGCTCGCAGATTTCGTACTTTAGACTTACCGCCGGAACCGGAATATGTTTGTGTCCCTGATTCCGGGTCTCCCGGTTGGTGGTGGGAAACACCTATTCTGCCAACGGAAGGTGAGGATTTGGAAGTTATTTCATTCTCCGGTGCGAAACCGGTTTCAGTGAGCATGATTGATGAAGGACCGGATTGGGCTAATGGTGCACAATTACTGCAGAAAGCCGGGAAAGAAGGAGCATCTTTTTCAGTTCGGCTACCTTCGGTGGAAAGCGATGGTTGGCATACTTTGCGTATTCGCTGGACGACGGGACCTGAATACGGGTCTGTACGGCTAAAATCTAAATTGCAACATAAATTTGATGAAATAAATTGTCATGCTTCGCATCGTGGTGCAATTGTTCGGGATATGGGTGCAATTTTTCGTCGACGGAATGATGATGGGTATCTCTCCATTGAAGCTTTTTCGTCAAATTCAAAGCAAAAATCTGCTTGGGTGGGAATTGACTGGTTGTCACTGGCACCTGTTCCTCATCCTATCGTAGAAGTCGAAGTAAGCGGTCCTTTGAAGACCAAAAGTGCAAATCTTAGTGGTGTGGGAGCTTTAAAATGGCGAGCTTGTCCGGTATTACCTGCCGAGCCCACTAAACCAATAACAAATAAACGACCAGTTCCTTCTTCAGGGGCGATTGCACCTGCTGACCCTAATGCTACAATAGAACAAGAATATATTCTTAGATGCTCTGTCAATGTTGAGTCTGAAGGTTTTTATCGTTTGGACTGGCAGGGATATGCTTTGCCACCAGTTATTCTAATGGTAAACAATAAAGAGTTTGAAATTGACCCTCGCCGTTTTGTTGTACCATGGGATGCGTGGGATGAGGAACTGCCAAGGCGTTTTTACATACCATTAGTAGCAGGGAAAAATGAGTTGGTCTGGAAAGGTTCTTATGGAGCCGGCAAATGGCAGGTTCCTGTCCTGATGGGCGTGAAAGCACCGGTTGTTAGTTCAGGAGAAGTCTCAGTTAACTTCGTCCCTGACGACCACTGA
- a CDS encoding HAD family hydrolase — MMFKIIFCDVDGTLTGHKTKPVDSAIRSSIIKLREQGIKFGTATSHVIDGKFTKKFSKYYKLDFMVLENGAVIYLRQKDGSYKKLMCYERENKEKWQHLSGLKKYFFKIAKRIKTSDPVLTDNNYYKIYCLGKTYLKIRSKTSLDIILVNPKDSMAPIIKILKKECHKNKWKLSFVKLQDYFIQIGIANKSDGVKYLSNYLGIPLKDVCAIGDAENDIEMLKSVGLPACPSDVTQELEDIVEKKHGIVATREVYFGIRQILSKLCKEI, encoded by the coding sequence ATGATGTTTAAGATAATATTTTGTGATGTTGATGGGACTTTAACGGGACATAAAACAAAACCGGTGGATTCCGCTATTCGCAGCAGTATAATAAAATTGCGAGAACAAGGGATAAAATTTGGCACAGCCACTTCGCATGTTATTGATGGTAAGTTTACCAAAAAATTCTCTAAATATTATAAATTGGATTTTATGGTCCTGGAAAACGGGGCTGTTATATATTTAAGACAAAAGGACGGTTCATATAAAAAATTAATGTGTTATGAAAGGGAAAATAAGGAGAAATGGCAGCATTTAAGCGGTTTAAAAAAATATTTTTTTAAAATTGCCAAAAGAATAAAAACATCAGACCCTGTTTTGACTGATAATAATTATTATAAAATTTATTGCTTGGGGAAAACATATCTAAAAATACGTTCAAAGACATCTCTTGACATAATATTGGTAAACCCGAAAGATAGTATGGCACCAATAATAAAAATATTAAAAAAAGAATGTCATAAAAACAAATGGAAATTGAGTTTTGTTAAATTGCAGGACTATTTTATACAAATAGGTATAGCGAATAAGAGTGACGGTGTGAAATATCTGTCAAATTATTTAGGTATACCGTTAAAAGATGTATGTGCAATCGGGGATGCAGAAAATGATATAGAAATGTTAAAAAGTGTCGGTTTACCGGCCTGCCCGTCTGATGTAACGCAAGAATTAGAGGATATAGTAGAGAAAAAGCATGGGATAGTCGCTACAAGAGAGGTATATTTCGGTATAAGACAAATTTTAAGTAAACTTTGTAAGGAAATTTAA
- a CDS encoding glycine C-acetyltransferase yields the protein MLTEQFKKYLTDTIDQIKTDNLYKKERVISSPQGSWITLQDGRKVLNLCANNYLGLSGHPELVKAAKDGVEKWGYGLSSVRFICGTQEVHKELENKISEFLKTEDTILYSSCFDANGGLFETILSEEDVVISDQLNHASIIDGIRLCKAQRLRYANNDMFDLESKLNEASSARFKLIATDGVFSMDGIIAKLKDICYLAEKYKAMVMIDDSHSVGVIGKTGRGSHEYNNVMNSIDIITGTLGKALGGASGGYTSGRKEIINMLRQRSRPYLFSNTLAPGVASASLKALEMVSSSTELLEKLHENIKYFRYGMIKNGFKIKIGDHPIMPVLLGESQLAIKMAERLLEEGIYVIGFFYPIVPKGSARIRIQMSAIFSKQDLDFALDKLKKVGKELKII from the coding sequence ATGTTAACTGAACAATTTAAAAAATATTTAACTGATACAATCGATCAAATCAAAACAGACAATCTTTATAAAAAAGAAAGAGTAATTTCCAGCCCGCAGGGTTCCTGGATAACACTTCAAGATGGCAGAAAAGTTCTTAATCTTTGTGCTAATAATTATCTCGGTTTGTCAGGGCATCCTGAACTGGTTAAAGCGGCAAAAGATGGAGTTGAGAAATGGGGATACGGACTTTCATCAGTACGTTTTATATGCGGTACACAGGAAGTTCACAAAGAACTTGAAAATAAAATATCGGAATTTCTGAAAACTGAAGACACAATATTATATTCTTCCTGCTTTGATGCAAACGGAGGATTATTTGAAACCATTCTTTCAGAAGAAGATGTTGTCATCAGTGACCAGCTAAACCACGCAAGCATTATAGATGGTATCAGATTATGCAAGGCGCAGAGGTTGCGATATGCAAATAACGATATGTTTGATTTGGAGTCAAAGTTAAATGAAGCATCTTCTGCAAGATTTAAATTGATTGCAACCGATGGTGTTTTTTCCATGGACGGCATAATTGCCAAATTAAAAGATATCTGTTATCTTGCCGAAAAATATAAAGCAATGGTAATGATAGATGATTCTCATTCTGTAGGTGTTATCGGTAAAACGGGTCGCGGGAGTCATGAATATAACAATGTAATGAACAGTATAGACATAATAACCGGAACACTGGGCAAAGCGTTAGGTGGTGCTTCAGGTGGTTATACCAGCGGCAGGAAAGAAATTATTAATATGTTGCGGCAGCGTTCACGTCCGTACCTGTTTTCAAATACTCTTGCTCCCGGAGTTGCTTCAGCTTCATTAAAAGCATTGGAAATGGTTTCATCATCAACCGAATTATTAGAAAAACTTCATGAAAATATAAAATATTTCAGGTATGGCATGATAAAAAATGGTTTTAAAATTAAAATTGGTGACCACCCGATAATGCCGGTTTTATTGGGTGAATCTCAACTTGCGATAAAAATGGCAGAAAGGCTGTTAGAGGAAGGTATTTATGTAATAGGATTTTTTTATCCGATTGTACCAAAGGGTTCCGCGAGGATAAGAATCCAAATGTCTGCTATATTCTCAAAACAAGACCTTGATTTTGCCCTTGATAAATTAAAAAAAGTCGGTAAAGAATTGAAAATTATATAA
- the tdh gene encoding L-threonine 3-dehydrogenase, translating to MKKMKALVKSRRAPGIWMEQVPIPKVGSNDVLIKINKTAICGTDVHIYNWDKWAQKHIKTPLIIGHEFAGTIESIGSNVHDFKKGDVVSGEGHLVCGLCRNCLAGRRHLCPNTSGVGVNRAGAFAEYLCIPVSNVWYANKKIPMEQLSIFDPFGNATHTALSFDLVGEDVLITGAGPIGCMAVAIAKHVGARYVVITDVNPYRLELAKKMGATLTVDVSKRKIEDAQKELGMKEGFDVGLEMSGSAEAFRSMLANMCHGGRIALLGILPPKTAIDWDMVIFKSLFIKGIYGREMYETWYKMTSMLLSGLDISPVITHRFPISLYKEAFKIMSSHNSGKVILEWD from the coding sequence ATGAAAAAAATGAAAGCTTTGGTAAAATCCCGTCGCGCGCCCGGTATTTGGATGGAACAAGTACCAATTCCTAAAGTTGGTAGCAACGATGTGCTGATAAAAATAAATAAAACAGCAATTTGCGGTACTGATGTCCATATTTACAACTGGGATAAATGGGCGCAGAAACATATTAAAACACCGTTAATAATCGGACATGAGTTTGCGGGTACAATAGAGTCAATAGGAAGCAATGTTCACGATTTTAAGAAAGGAGATGTTGTAAGCGGTGAAGGACATCTTGTGTGCGGATTGTGCAGGAACTGTCTTGCTGGCCGGCGCCATCTATGTCCGAATACTTCCGGTGTCGGGGTTAATCGTGCAGGCGCATTTGCAGAATATTTGTGTATTCCTGTAAGCAATGTCTGGTACGCAAATAAAAAAATACCCATGGAACAACTTTCTATTTTTGACCCCTTTGGTAATGCAACACACACTGCATTATCTTTCGATTTAGTCGGCGAAGATGTGTTAATAACCGGCGCCGGTCCTATAGGTTGTATGGCTGTGGCAATAGCAAAGCATGTGGGTGCAAGATATGTTGTTATAACAGATGTTAATCCTTACCGGCTGGAACTTGCAAAAAAAATGGGTGCAACACTTACAGTAGATGTCTCTAAGAGAAAAATAGAAGATGCGCAAAAAGAATTAGGAATGAAAGAAGGGTTTGATGTCGGACTGGAAATGTCCGGAAGTGCCGAAGCTTTCCGCTCAATGTTAGCTAATATGTGTCATGGCGGCCGGATTGCATTATTAGGAATTCTTCCGCCTAAAACTGCTATTGACTGGGATATGGTAATATTTAAATCACTTTTCATCAAGGGTATCTATGGCCGCGAAATGTACGAAACATGGTATAAAATGACGTCAATGCTTTTGAGCGGTCTTGATATAAGTCCGGTAATAACCCATAGATTTCCGATATCGCTTTATAAAGAAGCCTTTAAAATAATGAGTTCACATAATTCCGGCAAAGTGATACTTGAATGGGATTAG